CTTGGAGACTCTCACGCTTTCAGCATTACCCTTCCTTTCAGGCCGACACGGTCAGTGTTGTTTTACGGAAACTCAAGTTAAGGAGCCATCTTAGTGTATGTGTATAGCTTGTTATGATACAGAGGCAGATTTCTGAGATTTAAGGCCAAACaagttttcaaataattttgtggCCGTAGGATGGATGTCAGCGGGCCGAGGAGCCATGAAATTGACAATCTTTTCATGAACATGATACCTGGAGAATCAGTTCAAAAGTCAAACCAACCTAGAAAAGTAAGCAAGCATATCTCCTGCCAACAAAAGCTAAACTTACCGAATCTTGCGACTCTTTGAAGCACGACGATCAAcaatctttcttttctttgtttgcaATCTTTTGAGAGCGTAGAAAGCCACTTCTGTCGACAAAAACGACATTCCCAGGCAGTCACaatctataaataattttaccaTGCTTGCAAATAAAATCGAAGGAAGCTACAGGAACACAAAGAGTAAGACAAAGCCTTGccaaaaaaatgagaatttgaTAGTTATCAAGTGATGCAACATGTGGTGAGATGTTCGTATAATGTATTCCTACCAAAATTAGTAGGCtgaactataaaaatttacCAGATGATGATGGGTCAACTGTCTCAAAGAATTCTTTCAGTAGTTGCTGGTAAAATTCTGAGTCATCCAGAAGTTCAGGATCACCATTTGTGGAAGTCTCCTGGTCAgttatataaaagaaattcaGGCATCAAACATTACGAGATGTTCATAACTTCTAAGGAAGGCTACAAGAAGTTCTCAAACAGCTCCAACCCTAATTTCACAAAGTCTTCacttctcaattgcatttaTTCTTGAAACTTAGATAAGAAATCTTGCCCCATCCCCTATactaattattcaattttggcAAATAAGATGTGTACATTGAACCACTAAACTTACTGAATTTGAATACTCATTAAACTGCTAAGTACGTGTTGAATAAGTAACATTTTCCATGTAGATCTAATCCTTAACAGATTTACCAGAGTCATACATTATGCAACATCTCATTAATTTAGACCATCTTGGAGAAAACAAAATCTTCAGTGAGGCACTGATGTTGACAGATTGATGATCTTAATGGGCAGAAGGAATACGCAGTTACATATAGCTACacaaatgaatataattacAAAGAAAATCCCTGCTAGTaacccaaaataataaaaataatacctCTTGCTTAACATTCTCCGCATAGCATGGCACCTGCAGAATGTCAAAAAGAGATTAAAAACACAGCACTCATGTAAAGAGCAGAATAACATATACACAATTATCAAATAACTAAAGAGCTGGTCCAAACCCAAATTGGTTTAAGAATGTACTGAAAACCTACATTTCCAAATACAGCAACAGCCGATCTATTCTGCTGCATCCCCTTGATCATTTTACTTGGATCCCTCATGTAAGCAGCCACTTGTTCACTTATACTCTGAAGGAGAGAAAGAGGTTAGAAGCAGATAGTTGAAGACCTCATGAAGTGAGGAAATCTCAGTGATCTTGTTAGAAACCTGATTGAAGGCATGCAATTTGTCCTTAATAGCAGCTGCACCAGTTGTCACCTGGGTCTTCCTATGCCATTTGTCAACTGACTTGTTTCTAAACAAATTCATTCTGCAAGACAGAACAGTTGGTATACTTATTAACATCAGTACAAACTACAAAATCACTATGCTTCAAGAAAAGCCAAGAACATGATGCCAATTGTCATAATACATCAAAATACTAGAGTAATACATGTGCAATGCATGTAGAAGGATGGACATAGGGTCCTCGCAGATTGTCCCAACCTACCATGTACTGGTGGTCAAGCAAGGTGACTGTATGCTCCATTTAGAAGGAAAAAGGCCACTTTACTACCACTATTCCATTTTATATGTAGTAGCAGGTTAGACACATGATCCATAGGCACATACACTATTTTACCGAAGCTGATATTGAGAAACAGTGGCTcatcaaataaatatgtagAACTAAAATCTGCTAGATAATAAAAGTACCTTGATTGTATTTTGGAAATCTGAATCCATTCTTCATCAATATTCCCATCTGAGACGCCTGGCACATCTAATTGCTTGGAATCACCCACAGGATTACCTAATTAGGAGAAAATAAACCCAACCACATTTCCcatcaacattcaataaagaAGACATGTTAAtgtattaaacaaaaaatacactCTCACAAATTCAATATCTTTAGGATTCAAAATAAGAACCGTTGATTAcaacttcatattttattattcatccTTCACTATTTGACATTCATGTTCTTTCTAGActtgatttaataattttataatgttaaTTTGGAGGTTTTtgcattataaatttataataaagtgGAAGTTTCATTTGCAAAGCATGTAGGTCATATTTGCTATGTTAGTGAAACAAATAGTATTATGGTCCAAAggctaaaaaaatgaaaatgaaaagaatttCATATACAATGTTATAAGTTCTAGTTTCAGATCAAGTAAGCATAACCTAGAGATAGGATTTTTCAATAGTCAATATGAGGAACTTCAACCACTCTAAGAACAAAGAAATGCTTGTAACGTAACATGCACACCTTCTTCAAATCGAGTGATAGATGGATTGTTTGACATCAGAGCCTGAGAAAGTTAACATCAGTTATACACAAAAAACTTTTAGAAGGGCTAGGCACATttataacacaaaaataaattactgaAGTAATTAAAATGTGTAGGGCACCAAAATGAAACTAAAGGAGATAGATGCTCAAATAACAAGTACACCTGCTGCAACTCGAGTATAGAATCCAATGTCTTCTTTGATGAAGCAATTAGATCTGAATATGCTTCACTGACTTCATTATCAGCTTCACAATATAAGGACTTAACCTTTTCCTGTCGACAAAAGGTTTTTTGTCAGTATACTGTTTCAAGGCATGCTTTCTATGAAATAACTTGCGAAAAATGGGCCAGAACCTCTGGAAGTCTATTACAACTCGAGAATGGTTTCTGCAGCAAGAATCTGAGCTCAAGTGTCTTATCCCAGAGAGCCTAATCACGGAAGGAGACGGATTATGTCAACTCAAGATCACAATAATAGCGCAATTACCAACAAACCAAAAGTAGAACCCAGCAAAGGGAGCAGTATATAAATAGATTGGTAAACATATAAAAGCAAAGACATCTCTAGTCTTGCTAGTTTAAAAGACAGTGAAACCAAGAAGCAGCATAAAGTATCTTCTCGAAAATAAAGTTGCTAAAAGAACTAAAAGTTGAGCTTTAGTGTACAAATGACTTTGTTGGAAATCAACGTAGGCCATTACATTATTCTGagcaaattcaaatttagaCATCGAGTGACAAAATAAACTAAGATATAATGGGCCAGTAACATCATACCCTTTGATTTTTTACAGCTTGACCTTTTTGAATGTCCTCATCTGTACGATACTTTAGATTCCTCCAAATGTCTCTGGATATGATATCGAGTAAATTAGCAAGTTACAGAAGTGTAAATGGAAATCCCTCTAAAATGGTCTAAGAGAGCTGGTACATAGAAGATAatgatacaaaaaaaaaatattgggaTAAGATAACAGGATGCATTCATGATAAGCAACATACTGTATCTCTTCCTCACAATCTCCTTTACTGCCCTATATTAAGAACAATTCTGATATTGAgatttattattagtttttagATACTAATCCTACATCCAGTCATGGAGAGATGAGATAGCAGAACTCCAAGAGGAGAAGATTAAATGTTGCACACTTCTCACATGTGAAGCAATACACTGATTTGAACTTCAAGAACATTGTTTTCTTGTATCATCTTAGGAATTCAGAAGGTTTCCAAATTTTAGCTATGATGTTTTAAAGTCCAACTTAATCATATAACGAAGCATTTCACCAACAAATATTTAGCGGCAGCTTATCACTTAAGTGTAGATATAACACAAGCCaacaaaagtagaaaaaaatatggaacataaaatatcactatattttaattctctaATAAGAAAGCAATTTGAAGAACATCAAATAATGCAGCAGTCCAGTTACTTACTGCTCCTGGCTTTGAAGTTCTCTATATTCTTTCTCCAGTTCGTCCAGCTCCTCGCCTTTCTGGACATCTTCATCGCCATGTTCTCCTTCCTTGTTGTCCTCTCCTGAGCCTTCCTCCCCCTCATCCTCTTCATCATCCTCATCCCGATCTTCGTCTTCACTATCATCACCAATATAGTCATCTTGATCTTCATCGTGAAAATCATCTTTGTTGCCATCATCACTTTCCATCTACATATAAGAGgtaaaaaagagataaaagatTCACAATAAGTAGatggaaaaaacaaattctaCACCGATAAATTTGACAAGTCACAAAACTAAGGAGTGGTCTTCTAACATGCATAATACTGTCGGTCATTTCTTCGTCCGATCCCATATCACTATCACTCTCCATTATCTTCCTTGCTTTCTTCTTCCCCATTACTGAAGAAATACCTGACTACATAGAAAAGATCAATATTCTAAATCAACCAAAGAACTAAACATGATACAAGAACAAAAACaatcatatagtactatatttcaaTCACTACAGTATTATTAATATGcaaaattggggaaaaaatCATAGCTTACAGATAACTATATAAGGATTTCGACCAGAGATCaattaaaaggaaaacataTAGTTATGCCCaatagggtttagggtttaacCTCTAACAAAGATGAATGAGTTTGAGAAGCTAGAATTGGAATTCCATCAGTTTACAGTTTAAcaagtactccatattttctaatatatatctatatttatatatacactaatataaagaaaaagttttGGGACAATTTTCAGAAATGCCgaaacatcataaattatggaattgaatcaaatcaataaatgCTGCAACACACCAGCGAGGCAGTGCGGAAGGAGAGCAGGCGAGGCAGGCTGCCGGCAATGCGGCGAGGCTGGACGGTGGGCTTCGGCGTGTGAGGCAGGTGGGGTGGGTTCGTCGGTAAGGAGGGAATATAGAGGCGCCACTTTCAGAAGGGTTTAGTATTGGTATgatctcattttcttcttcaggTTTGGGTTTGGGTTTGGGTACTCGGGTTTTGGGCTGCTGGGCTATGTCTACATAAAACAAGTAGTCTTAAATAATCCATACAGGTGTGTTCGCTTTTTtcagataaaataatattaaaatataatttaggattcagttgtgaaattattttagtcatagatGGTTAGCTATGACTGATTATTCCATGATCTAAAATTGAGTTGGgtgattgaatctcatgaatcgaacacaatacatatttaatccgAGATACAATCTTACAAATCTAACACCtcaataatgaaatatttattattataataaatgagtataatactccatgtaactattataataattatattattatatattaggatggataatccatattta
The nucleotide sequence above comes from Salvia hispanica cultivar TCC Black 2014 chromosome 5, UniMelb_Shisp_WGS_1.0, whole genome shotgun sequence. Encoded proteins:
- the LOC125186369 gene encoding putative uncharacterized protein DDB_G0270496, translated to MGKKKARKIMESDSDMGSDEEMTDSIMHMESDDGNKDDFHDEDQDDYIGDDSEDEDRDEDDEEDEGEEGSGEDNKEGEHGDEDVQKGEELDELEKEYRELQSQEQDIWRNLKYRTDEDIQKGQAVKNQRALWDKTLELRFLLQKPFSSCNRLPEEKVKSLYCEADNEVSEAYSDLIASSKKTLDSILELQQALMSNNPSITRFEEGNPVGDSKQLDVPGVSDGNIDEEWIQISKIQSRMNLFRNKSVDKWHRKTQVTTGAAAIKDKLHAFNQSISEQVAAYMRDPSKMIKGMQQNRSAVAVFGNVPCYAENVKQEETSTNGDPELLDDSEFYQQLLKEFFETVDPSSSEVAFYALKRLQTKKRKIVDRRASKSRKIRYHVHEKIVNFMAPRPADIHPTATKLFENLFGLKSQKSASVS